A stretch of the Serratia marcescens genome encodes the following:
- the gcvH gene encoding glycine cleavage system protein GcvH, which produces MSNVPTELKYASSHEWVRSEGNGVYTVGITEHAQELLGDMVFVDLPEVGRNVAAGEDCAVAESVKAASDIYAPISGEIVAVNGELESSPELVNSEPYGDGFLFQIKAADEGELANLLDAAAYQASIDE; this is translated from the coding sequence ATGAGCAATGTGCCAACAGAATTGAAATACGCATCCTCCCACGAGTGGGTTCGTTCAGAAGGTAACGGCGTTTACACCGTAGGCATCACCGAACACGCGCAGGAACTGCTGGGCGATATGGTGTTTGTCGATCTGCCGGAAGTGGGCCGCAACGTCGCCGCCGGTGAAGATTGCGCCGTGGCGGAGTCCGTCAAGGCGGCGTCGGACATTTACGCGCCAATCAGCGGCGAAATCGTGGCGGTGAACGGCGAGCTGGAAAGTTCTCCGGAGCTGGTGAACAGCGAGCCCTACGGTGACGGCTTCCTGTTCCAGATTAAAGCCGCCGACGAAGGCGAGCTGGCGAACCTGCTGGACGCCGCGGCTTATCAGGCCTCGATCGACGAGTAA
- the gcvT gene encoding glycine cleavage system aminomethyltransferase GcvT, whose product MAKQTPLYDQHVACGARMVDFHGWMMPLHYGSQLDEHHAVRQDAGMFDVSHMTIVDLHGARTREFLRYLLANDVAKLTQPGKALYTGMLNASGGVIDDLIVYFLTEDYFRLVVNSATRDKDLAWIEEHAAPYGVALTVRDDLALIAVQGPQAKERAGTLFTPEQKSAVEGMKPFFGVQAGELFIATTGYTGEAGYEIALPKEQAADFWQKLLAAGVKPAGLGARDTLRLEAGMNLYGQEMDEGVSPLAANMGWTIAWQPEDRRFIGREALEQQREQGTEQLVGLIMTEKGVLRNELPVRFTDAAGQTHEGVITSGSFSPTLGFSIALARVPAGIGEQAIVQIRNREMPVKVTKPGFVRAGKPLTN is encoded by the coding sequence ATGGCAAAGCAAACCCCACTGTACGACCAGCACGTGGCGTGCGGTGCGCGCATGGTAGACTTTCACGGCTGGATGATGCCGCTGCACTACGGCTCGCAGCTCGATGAGCACCACGCGGTGCGTCAGGATGCTGGCATGTTCGACGTGTCTCACATGACCATCGTGGATCTGCACGGCGCCCGCACCCGCGAGTTCCTGCGCTACCTGCTGGCGAACGACGTCGCCAAACTGACCCAACCCGGCAAAGCGCTGTACACCGGCATGCTGAATGCCTCCGGCGGCGTGATCGACGACCTGATCGTTTATTTCCTCACTGAAGACTATTTCCGCCTGGTGGTGAACTCCGCCACGCGCGACAAAGACCTGGCCTGGATTGAAGAGCACGCCGCGCCGTATGGCGTTGCGCTGACGGTGCGCGACGATCTGGCGCTGATCGCGGTGCAGGGCCCGCAGGCCAAAGAGCGTGCCGGCACGCTGTTCACCCCGGAACAAAAAAGTGCGGTCGAAGGCATGAAGCCGTTCTTCGGCGTGCAGGCCGGCGAGCTGTTCATCGCCACCACCGGTTACACCGGCGAGGCCGGCTATGAGATCGCGCTGCCGAAAGAGCAGGCGGCGGATTTCTGGCAAAAATTGCTGGCCGCGGGCGTCAAGCCGGCCGGTCTGGGCGCGCGCGACACGCTGCGTCTGGAAGCGGGCATGAACCTCTACGGGCAAGAGATGGACGAAGGCGTTTCACCGCTGGCCGCCAACATGGGCTGGACCATCGCCTGGCAGCCAGAAGATCGCCGTTTCATCGGCCGCGAAGCGCTGGAACAACAGCGCGAGCAGGGCACCGAGCAACTGGTCGGCTTGATCATGACGGAAAAAGGCGTATTACGTAATGAGCTGCCGGTGCGTTTCACCGACGCGGCGGGGCAAACCCATGAAGGCGTGATCACCAGCGGCTCGTTCTCTCCGACGCTGGGCTTCAGCATCGCGCTGGCGCGCGTGCCGGCAGGTATCGGCGAGCAGGCCATCGTGCAGATCCGCAACCGTGAAATGCCGGTCAAAGTGACCAAGCCCGGTTTTGTTCGCGCCGGCAAGCCGCTGACAAATTGA
- the ubiI gene encoding FAD-dependent 2-octaprenylphenol hydroxylase: MQSFDVIIAGGGMVGLALACGLQGSGLRVAVLEQRQPDMAPPSEQPALRVSAINAASERLLQHIGVWDDILQLRASAYNAMEVWERDSFGKIAFRGDECGFSHLGHIIENSVIQQALWKRAESLSDITLITPAALKQVAWGENDAFVTLEDGRMLTARLVIGADGAQSWLRQHADIPLTFWDYRHHALVATIRTEEPHQATARQIFYGDGILAFLPFSDPHLSSIVWSVTPEDAERLKQLEPEQFNRELAMAFDMRLGACSLESERLAFPLTGRYARSFAAHRLALVGDAAHTVHPLAGQGVNLGFMDAAELISELRRLQRQGKDIGQHLYLRRYERRRKHGAAVMLASMQGFRELFDGNHPAKKLLRDVGLRLADSLPGVKPKLVRQAMGLNDLPEWLA, from the coding sequence ATGCAATCATTTGACGTGATTATCGCCGGTGGCGGTATGGTGGGGCTGGCGTTGGCCTGCGGCCTGCAGGGCAGCGGGCTGCGCGTGGCGGTGCTGGAGCAGCGCCAGCCGGACATGGCGCCGCCGTCGGAGCAGCCTGCGCTGCGCGTCTCCGCCATCAATGCCGCCAGCGAGCGTTTGCTGCAGCACATCGGCGTGTGGGACGACATTCTCCAGCTGCGCGCCAGCGCTTACAACGCGATGGAAGTGTGGGAGCGAGACAGCTTCGGCAAAATCGCCTTCCGCGGCGACGAGTGCGGCTTCAGCCATCTCGGCCACATCATCGAAAACTCGGTGATCCAGCAGGCGCTGTGGAAACGCGCCGAAAGCCTCTCGGACATCACGCTGATTACCCCGGCCGCGCTCAAGCAGGTGGCGTGGGGCGAGAACGACGCCTTCGTCACGCTGGAGGATGGCCGCATGCTGACTGCTCGGCTGGTGATCGGCGCCGACGGAGCCCAGTCGTGGCTGCGCCAGCACGCCGACATCCCGCTCACCTTTTGGGATTACCGCCACCATGCGCTGGTAGCCACCATTCGCACCGAAGAACCGCATCAGGCGACGGCGCGGCAAATTTTCTACGGCGATGGCATTCTGGCGTTCCTGCCGTTCAGCGATCCGCATTTAAGCTCCATCGTCTGGTCGGTGACGCCGGAAGACGCCGAGCGGCTCAAGCAGTTGGAACCGGAACAATTCAACCGCGAACTGGCGATGGCCTTCGATATGCGTCTGGGCGCCTGCAGCCTGGAAAGCGAACGGTTGGCCTTCCCGCTGACCGGCCGCTATGCGCGCAGCTTCGCCGCACACCGCCTGGCGCTGGTGGGCGATGCGGCGCATACCGTGCATCCGCTGGCCGGGCAGGGCGTGAACCTCGGCTTTATGGACGCCGCCGAGCTGATTTCCGAGCTGCGCCGCCTGCAGCGGCAGGGCAAGGATATCGGCCAGCATCTCTATCTGCGCCGCTATGAGCGCCGCCGCAAACATGGCGCGGCGGTGATGCTGGCCAGCATGCAGGGTTTCCGCGAACTGTTCGACGGCAACCACCCGGCCAAAAAGCTGCTGCGCGACGTGGGGCTGAGGCTGGCGGACAGCCTGCCGGGCGTCAAGCCAAAGCTGGTGCGTCAGGCAATGGGCCTGAACGATCTGCCCGAGTGGCTTGCCTGA
- the ubiH gene encoding 2-octaprenyl-6-methoxyphenyl hydroxylase produces MSVIIVGGGMAGATLALAISSLTQGRIAVDLVEATRPGDRSHPGFDARAIALAQGTCQQLARIGVWPALRDCATPITQVHVSDRGHAGFVNLQAQDYQVDALGQVIELHDAGQRLFALLAKAPGVTLHCPARVVDVIRTAERAEVQLDTGLRLCGQLLVAADGSRSALAEACNVQWRQEEYPQFATIANVTTAEDPQGRAFERFTRYGPLALLPMSQGRSSLVWCHAREDRARVDAWDDGRFIAELQQAFGWRLGRILKAGKRHSYPLSLLTADRHVSHRLALVGNAAQTLHPIAGQGFNLGLRDVMSLAETLAEAVDSGEDAGGYALLSRYQQRRQNDQQATIGVTDGLIRLFANRYAPLVVGRNLGLMAMERLPAVRDAFAKRTLGWVER; encoded by the coding sequence ATGAGCGTAATTATCGTTGGCGGCGGTATGGCGGGCGCGACGTTGGCGCTGGCTATCTCGTCGCTTACTCAGGGAAGGATTGCGGTGGATCTGGTCGAGGCGACTCGGCCGGGCGACCGCAGCCACCCGGGCTTTGACGCCCGCGCCATCGCATTGGCGCAGGGCACCTGCCAACAGCTGGCGCGCATCGGCGTTTGGCCGGCGCTGCGCGACTGCGCCACGCCGATCACTCAGGTGCACGTCAGCGATCGCGGCCACGCCGGTTTCGTGAATCTGCAGGCGCAGGATTATCAGGTCGATGCGCTCGGCCAGGTGATCGAACTGCACGACGCCGGGCAGCGGCTGTTCGCGCTGCTGGCGAAGGCGCCGGGCGTTACGCTGCACTGCCCCGCGCGGGTGGTGGACGTGATCCGCACCGCAGAGCGGGCGGAAGTACAACTGGATACCGGTCTGCGCCTGTGCGGGCAACTGCTGGTGGCGGCCGACGGTTCGCGTTCGGCGCTGGCGGAGGCCTGCAACGTGCAGTGGCGGCAGGAGGAGTATCCGCAGTTCGCCACCATCGCCAACGTCACCACGGCGGAAGATCCACAGGGGCGCGCCTTCGAGCGTTTTACCCGCTACGGGCCGCTGGCGCTGCTGCCGATGTCGCAGGGGCGCAGTTCGCTGGTGTGGTGCCACGCGCGCGAAGATCGCGCCCGGGTGGATGCCTGGGACGACGGGCGTTTTATCGCCGAGCTGCAACAGGCCTTCGGCTGGCGGCTGGGGCGTATCCTCAAGGCCGGTAAACGGCACAGTTATCCGCTCAGCCTGCTGACCGCCGATCGCCATGTCAGCCATCGTCTGGCGCTGGTGGGCAACGCGGCGCAGACGCTGCATCCGATCGCCGGGCAGGGGTTCAACCTCGGCCTGCGCGACGTGATGTCGCTGGCAGAAACGCTGGCGGAAGCGGTAGACAGCGGCGAAGACGCCGGCGGTTATGCGCTGTTGAGCCGCTATCAGCAGCGGCGGCAAAACGATCAGCAGGCGACGATCGGCGTGACCGACGGATTGATCCGTTTGTTCGCCAACCGTTATGCCCCGCTGGTGGTCGGCCGTAATCTGGGGCTGATGGCGATGGAGCGTTTGCCGGCGGTGCGCGATGCCTTCGCCAAACGCACATTGGGCTGGGTGGAACGTTAG